A region of Polyangiaceae bacterium DNA encodes the following proteins:
- a CDS encoding DUF4351 domain-containing protein: protein MHNRLDQYTKNLLRDALSLVCKLPETEVEVLAATQKIDVYATPDPTRENERRQLGLLGELSCEPSMFEAFSLTPCLARMRRCLSKQLMWHHELERRARVASKTEEEAEATSAQLPEIVAFPRLVVVGPGRPETVLSVYGGSLVRPGVYELVQGLCTYVVVTAELPRTRETLLFRLMGRGRVLTLALADLKALPKDAWEHNIVMPLLIHFRIDVELSVANDEGPMSAEIRAWFEDYKDKLRQEGRDEGHKEGHKEGHKEGERSMLLRQLRIRFGEVPPSIIARVEAADTRLLEKWGERVICAPTLANVFDDAN from the coding sequence ATGCACAACCGGCTCGATCAATACACGAAAAACCTCTTGCGTGATGCGCTGAGCCTTGTGTGCAAATTGCCGGAGACCGAAGTCGAGGTGCTCGCGGCGACACAGAAAATCGATGTGTACGCAACGCCCGACCCCACGCGCGAGAATGAACGAAGGCAGCTTGGGCTACTGGGAGAACTGTCCTGCGAGCCGAGCATGTTCGAGGCGTTCAGTCTGACGCCGTGTCTCGCCCGCATGCGGCGCTGTTTGTCCAAGCAATTGATGTGGCACCACGAGCTGGAACGGCGAGCGCGGGTCGCCTCGAAGACGGAAGAAGAAGCGGAAGCAACTTCCGCGCAATTGCCAGAAATCGTGGCGTTTCCGAGGCTCGTCGTGGTTGGTCCCGGTCGACCGGAGACGGTGCTGTCCGTGTACGGCGGAAGCTTGGTTCGTCCGGGCGTGTACGAGCTCGTGCAGGGGTTGTGTACGTACGTCGTCGTCACGGCCGAGCTGCCTCGCACGCGTGAAACGCTGCTGTTTCGCTTGATGGGCCGCGGCCGAGTGCTCACTTTGGCGCTCGCCGACTTGAAGGCGCTCCCGAAAGACGCCTGGGAGCACAACATCGTCATGCCGCTTCTGATACACTTCCGCATCGACGTCGAACTGTCGGTTGCGAACGACGAGGGACCCATGAGTGCAGAGATCCGAGCGTGGTTCGAGGACTACAAAGACAAACTGCGACAAGAAGGGCGCGACGAAGGGCACAAGGAAGGACACAAGGAAGGGCACAAGGAAGGCGAACGCAGTATGCTCTTGCGCCAGCTCCGCATTCGTTTCGGCGAGGTGCCACCTTCGATCATCGCGCGCGTCGAAGCTGCCGATACGCGGCTGCTCGAGAAGTGGGGCGAGCGCGTCATCTGTGCACCGACGCTCGCCAACGTCTTCGACGACGCGAACTGA
- a CDS encoding AMP-binding protein has protein sequence MSETDTNGEANVTPLLPSRILAGKRLVVVGGTGFLGKVWVSMLLHRFPNIGHLYLLVRPKAGQTAEERFWAQIASSPCFDPVREAHPGAEFEKWIAEKITACAGDIVMPECGLDKDLLARIDGTIDAVVNVAGVVDFNPPLDEALEVNAFGVTNLVSLAKRLGAPVMHTSTCYVAGYREGLIEEVDPREVPFPRAQGETWFGAGIEKRTLDRSHWDPQREIDECLDLIKQARHRGGDAFRQSAFLDEAKANLQARQEPCRGKALEDELAKVKRRFIERQLIEAGTERAHFWGWTNIYTYTKSIGEQVLAASGVPFTIVRPAVIESSSMYPVPGWNEGVNTSAPFIYMAISGQVQLPGDPRVHLDIIPCDMVTSGMIASLCELLEGKAAPVYQYGTTDTNACKMNRYYELISLYKRQLVRDGKKSALLDHVKAHFDTIGLTKKQYQSRGAHAIANAMRTASGVLGKVAAGPVRPLLKPVSEALESAARNEDKLGDVIDLFLPFTAEADWVFSCANTRAAIARMPPEEREKFFWEPEKLDWRKWMWEIHIPGLEKWVFPLIDEKQRKELKALRKYDTLIDIIDEAAERHDHAVALQLLTDEGLTRTTYRELRDGMLETAARLAAIGVRPGDKVILSGDNQPAWPVAYFGILRAGAIAVPIDPALEARQIGNIVRSSGAKVALWDATVEAKGGRGARALHPELTVYDLATFADPDAPASLTAPDLQINGSDIASIIYTSGTTGDPKGVMLSHDNFTALVAALGPIFPLAQHDRALSVLPLHHTFEFTCGMLLPLSRGTRIIYVGELSGERVSKGLQQGRITAMVGVPALWQLLERRIVARVKEQGPAAAAVFDWGLELNRMLGDKAGMNLGRMFFGSVHDALGGNVRYLISGGAALPKDTANVFRGLGLPLSEGYGLTEAAPVLTVAKASPKLRPGTVGKPIPNVEIKIANPDANGVGEIHARGPNVMLGYAGNEEATAATIDADGWLHTGDLGKFDKRGQLVIVGRKKDVIVTTSGENVYPDDVENMLGGTPHVRELAIVGIDDGQGGERVACLAVPERDESEGSDDTDKKPSPSRAERHERAMKALRDAFQSLPKAAQPSVVHLWDHDLPRTATRKVKRNEVKTVLARLANASATPAASGATGSGNASVRHAIATIANKKAAELSPTMNLRADLRFDSLMAMELAAALEAQVGRALDTDKLGRCDTVADVEALVVELGGQAAHEIQGAEPAENEEESIKIPKPIADLVKGFMGKAQEGFYDRVMRPKVTGRAFIPHNRNTIVASNHASHLDMGFVKYALGPYGSDLVSLAAQDYFFESGKWRRAYFENLTNLAPFDRKGGLRQALRQAGDLLDRGSTILIFPEGTRSTDGQIHEFGAAIGHLALHHEVDILPIWLGGTYEALPKGNAVLKRRDIVARIGPPLEVGELRRLTAGMKTAVASRKVAELARQAVVLLKEGKVLDIRNLNQIEDALPKQEHPLVVLFRELETKFVPGRVTSPVTYYFTLGNENEAKWTLRVESAKCEARMGKPEGAGQADCVLKTSPDIFMKIVREAYTPSPMEFMSGQVKSNDISLLQTFQKVFDLA, from the coding sequence ATGAGCGAGACGGACACGAACGGAGAAGCCAACGTCACCCCGCTGCTCCCTTCGCGCATCCTCGCCGGCAAACGGTTGGTGGTCGTCGGTGGCACCGGCTTTCTCGGCAAGGTCTGGGTATCGATGCTCCTGCATCGCTTTCCCAACATCGGCCACTTGTACTTGCTCGTCAGGCCCAAGGCCGGACAAACCGCCGAAGAACGTTTCTGGGCGCAAATCGCATCGTCTCCCTGCTTCGATCCGGTACGCGAAGCGCATCCCGGCGCCGAGTTCGAGAAGTGGATCGCCGAAAAGATCACGGCCTGCGCAGGCGACATCGTCATGCCCGAGTGCGGTCTCGACAAAGACCTTCTCGCGCGCATCGACGGCACCATCGACGCGGTCGTCAACGTCGCCGGCGTCGTCGACTTCAACCCACCGCTCGACGAAGCGCTCGAGGTCAACGCGTTCGGCGTGACGAACCTCGTTTCACTTGCCAAACGCTTGGGTGCGCCCGTCATGCACACGAGCACGTGCTATGTTGCAGGCTATCGCGAGGGGCTCATCGAAGAAGTCGATCCGCGTGAAGTGCCATTTCCGCGTGCCCAGGGGGAAACGTGGTTCGGTGCGGGCATCGAAAAGCGCACGCTCGATCGTTCGCATTGGGATCCGCAGCGCGAAATCGACGAATGCCTCGACCTCATCAAGCAGGCACGCCATCGCGGTGGAGACGCATTCCGCCAAAGCGCGTTTCTCGACGAAGCCAAGGCCAACCTTCAGGCGCGACAGGAACCATGTCGCGGCAAAGCGCTCGAAGACGAGCTTGCCAAGGTAAAACGCCGCTTCATCGAACGGCAACTCATCGAAGCGGGCACCGAGCGCGCGCACTTCTGGGGCTGGACCAACATCTACACGTACACGAAAAGCATCGGCGAACAGGTGCTCGCAGCGAGCGGCGTACCTTTTACGATCGTAAGGCCCGCCGTCATCGAATCGTCGAGCATGTATCCGGTGCCGGGATGGAACGAGGGCGTCAATACGAGCGCCCCATTCATTTACATGGCCATTTCGGGTCAAGTGCAATTACCCGGCGATCCCCGCGTGCACCTCGACATCATTCCTTGCGATATGGTCACGAGCGGCATGATCGCGTCGCTTTGCGAATTGCTCGAGGGTAAAGCCGCACCCGTATACCAATACGGCACGACCGACACGAATGCGTGCAAGATGAATCGTTATTACGAGCTCATCAGTCTCTACAAGCGCCAGCTCGTGCGGGACGGCAAGAAGAGCGCGCTTCTCGATCACGTCAAAGCGCACTTCGACACCATCGGTTTGACCAAAAAGCAATATCAGTCGCGCGGCGCGCACGCTATCGCGAACGCAATGCGTACGGCCAGCGGCGTCCTCGGGAAAGTGGCCGCAGGACCCGTGAGACCCTTGCTGAAACCCGTCTCCGAAGCGCTCGAAAGCGCCGCGCGTAACGAAGACAAGCTCGGCGACGTGATTGATCTCTTCTTGCCATTTACGGCCGAAGCAGACTGGGTGTTTTCGTGTGCGAACACGCGTGCCGCCATTGCACGCATGCCCCCCGAGGAACGTGAAAAGTTTTTCTGGGAACCCGAAAAGCTCGATTGGCGCAAATGGATGTGGGAAATTCACATTCCGGGCCTCGAAAAGTGGGTTTTTCCGCTCATCGACGAAAAACAACGCAAAGAGCTCAAGGCCCTGCGCAAATACGACACGCTCATCGATATCATCGACGAGGCTGCCGAGCGGCATGATCACGCCGTGGCATTGCAACTGCTCACGGACGAGGGGCTTACGCGCACGACGTACCGCGAGCTCCGCGATGGAATGCTGGAAACGGCAGCTCGCCTTGCGGCCATTGGGGTTCGTCCCGGCGATAAAGTCATTCTTTCCGGCGACAATCAACCAGCATGGCCCGTTGCTTACTTCGGCATTCTGCGCGCTGGTGCCATTGCAGTTCCCATCGATCCGGCGCTCGAGGCTCGTCAAATTGGTAACATCGTGCGCTCGTCGGGCGCGAAAGTGGCGCTTTGGGATGCTACGGTCGAAGCAAAGGGTGGACGCGGGGCGCGGGCACTGCATCCGGAATTGACGGTGTACGACCTTGCGACATTTGCCGACCCCGATGCGCCTGCGTCGCTCACGGCGCCGGACCTCCAAATCAATGGCAGCGACATTGCGAGCATCATTTATACGAGCGGCACGACGGGTGATCCGAAAGGCGTCATGTTGTCGCACGATAACTTCACGGCTCTCGTCGCAGCGCTCGGTCCCATTTTCCCGCTCGCGCAGCACGATCGAGCGCTGAGTGTGTTGCCGCTGCATCACACCTTCGAATTCACGTGCGGCATGCTCTTGCCGCTCTCACGCGGGACGCGAATCATTTACGTCGGGGAATTGAGCGGCGAGCGAGTATCCAAGGGATTGCAGCAGGGCCGCATTACCGCCATGGTGGGTGTTCCCGCCCTTTGGCAATTGCTCGAACGGCGCATCGTCGCGCGTGTAAAGGAGCAAGGACCAGCCGCAGCAGCCGTTTTCGATTGGGGCCTCGAGCTCAACCGAATGCTCGGTGACAAGGCCGGCATGAACCTCGGCCGTATGTTCTTCGGCTCGGTGCACGATGCGCTCGGTGGCAACGTGCGTTATCTCATTTCTGGCGGGGCTGCGCTGCCGAAGGATACGGCCAACGTATTCCGGGGCCTCGGTTTGCCGCTCAGTGAAGGATATGGTTTGACGGAAGCGGCGCCGGTGCTCACGGTTGCGAAAGCGTCGCCCAAGTTGCGTCCCGGCACCGTGGGCAAACCCATTCCGAACGTCGAAATCAAAATTGCCAATCCGGATGCGAATGGTGTCGGCGAAATTCACGCTCGCGGCCCGAACGTAATGCTCGGATATGCCGGCAATGAAGAAGCCACCGCGGCCACGATCGACGCCGATGGTTGGCTTCACACGGGCGACCTCGGAAAATTCGACAAGCGCGGGCAACTCGTCATCGTCGGTCGCAAAAAAGACGTCATTGTTACGACCAGCGGCGAAAACGTGTATCCGGACGACGTCGAGAATATGCTTGGAGGCACGCCGCATGTCCGCGAATTGGCGATCGTGGGCATCGACGATGGACAAGGCGGCGAGCGAGTTGCCTGTCTCGCCGTACCCGAGCGCGATGAATCGGAAGGGTCGGACGACACGGACAAGAAGCCGTCGCCATCGCGCGCCGAGCGTCACGAGCGGGCAATGAAAGCATTGCGTGATGCATTTCAATCTTTGCCGAAAGCCGCGCAACCGTCGGTCGTGCACCTGTGGGATCACGACTTGCCGCGCACGGCGACGCGCAAGGTCAAGCGAAACGAAGTCAAAACCGTTCTCGCGCGATTGGCGAATGCATCGGCGACCCCGGCGGCGTCCGGTGCGACAGGCAGCGGTAATGCGTCCGTACGTCATGCGATTGCGACGATTGCGAACAAGAAGGCCGCCGAGCTATCTCCGACGATGAATTTGCGCGCGGACCTGCGTTTCGATTCGCTCATGGCAATGGAGCTCGCCGCGGCGCTCGAAGCGCAGGTAGGCCGAGCGCTCGACACGGACAAACTCGGTCGATGCGATACCGTGGCGGACGTCGAGGCGCTCGTCGTGGAGCTCGGCGGGCAAGCAGCGCACGAGATCCAGGGGGCGGAGCCGGCCGAAAACGAGGAGGAATCGATCAAGATTCCGAAGCCCATCGCAGACCTCGTCAAGGGCTTCATGGGCAAGGCGCAAGAGGGATTTTATGACCGCGTCATGCGGCCGAAGGTGACGGGCAGGGCCTTCATTCCGCACAATCGTAATACAATTGTCGCGTCGAACCACGCAAGCCACCTCGACATGGGGTTTGTCAAGTATGCCCTGGGCCCGTACGGCTCGGATCTCGTCTCTCTTGCTGCGCAGGATTATTTCTTCGAATCTGGCAAGTGGCGTCGAGCATATTTCGAGAATTTGACGAATCTTGCGCCGTTCGATCGCAAAGGAGGACTGCGCCAGGCTCTCCGTCAAGCAGGAGACTTGCTCGATCGCGGATCGACGATTCTCATTTTCCCCGAGGGAACTCGCAGCACCGATGGGCAAATCCACGAATTCGGTGCAGCCATTGGGCATTTGGCGCTGCATCACGAGGTCGACATATTGCCGATTTGGCTGGGCGGCACGTACGAAGCATTGCCGAAGGGGAATGCCGTATTGAAAAGGCGCGACATCGTGGCGCGAATTGGTCCGCCGCTCGAAGTTGGCGAATTGCGGCGTCTGACGGCGGGCATGAAAACAGCGGTTGCGTCGCGCAAAGTCGCAGAGCTCGCGAGGCAAGCGGTCGTTTTGCTGAAGGAGGGCAAAGTTCTCGACATTCGCAATTTGAATCAGATCGAGGATGCGTTGCCCAAGCAGGAACACCCGCTCGTGGTGCTTTTCCGGGAGCTCGAAACCAAGTTCGTCCCAGGTCGCGTAACTTCGCCGGTGACGTATTACTTCACGCTTGGGAACGAAAACGAGGCGAAGTGGACGCTTCGCGTAGAATCCGCGAAATGCGAAGCGCGCATGGGCAAACCCGAGGGTGCGGGCCAGGCCGATTGCGTCCTGAAGACCTCGCCCGATATCTTCATGAAAATCGTTCGCGAGGCGTACACACCGAGTCCAATGGAGTTCATGTCGGGACAAGTCAAGTCGAACGACATCTCTCTGCTACAAACCTTCCAAAAGGTATTTGATCTGGCATGA
- a CDS encoding NAD-dependent epimerase/dehydratase family protein, with amino-acid sequence MSRYLVTGATGFLGRHLIDVLLASGHDVVALCRKQPTDLPKAVSVELGDVLSADAVRKAVIGCEGVFHCAGRVSRKPEDADALFRVHVDGTKVVLDAARTAGAKRFVLASTSGTVAVSTEPKIIDEMAPVPQGILVRWPYYRSKLYAERAALEQNGKGIEVVSINPSLLLGPGDVMGSSTGDVVKFIEQRVPMVPAGGLSFVDARDAAITMAAAMTKGRPGERYLLGAKNLTFDVFFGMLARVSGVDAPTMKAPKSLLLAQAGAEIMDRVARKLKTESPLDRVSAEMAQHYWYLDASKAVREIDFSPRDAIETLSDTVADLRARGVVWPTP; translated from the coding sequence ATGAGCCGCTACCTCGTCACCGGTGCCACGGGTTTTCTGGGTCGTCACCTGATCGACGTTTTGCTCGCGAGTGGCCATGACGTCGTTGCGCTCTGCCGCAAGCAGCCTACGGACTTACCGAAGGCCGTTTCCGTCGAGCTGGGGGACGTTTTATCAGCCGATGCCGTGCGTAAAGCGGTGATTGGTTGTGAAGGCGTTTTTCATTGCGCCGGACGAGTTTCCCGAAAACCCGAAGATGCCGATGCGCTTTTTCGAGTGCACGTCGATGGCACCAAAGTAGTGCTCGATGCGGCGCGCACAGCAGGCGCAAAGCGATTCGTTTTGGCAAGCACGAGCGGCACGGTTGCCGTCAGTACGGAACCGAAAATCATCGACGAGATGGCGCCGGTGCCCCAGGGCATTCTCGTACGCTGGCCGTATTATCGGTCGAAGCTGTATGCCGAACGCGCTGCGCTCGAGCAAAATGGCAAAGGCATCGAAGTCGTTTCGATCAATCCATCGCTGCTTCTTGGACCAGGTGACGTCATGGGCTCGTCCACGGGCGATGTCGTCAAATTCATCGAGCAGCGCGTGCCAATGGTTCCTGCGGGCGGTTTGTCCTTCGTCGATGCGCGTGATGCCGCGATCACGATGGCGGCCGCGATGACCAAGGGACGTCCCGGCGAGCGTTATTTGCTTGGCGCGAAAAACCTGACGTTCGATGTTTTCTTTGGAATGCTCGCTCGAGTCTCCGGTGTCGATGCTCCCACGATGAAAGCGCCCAAGAGTTTGCTGCTCGCGCAGGCAGGTGCGGAAATCATGGATCGGGTTGCTCGGAAGCTGAAAACGGAAAGCCCGCTCGACCGAGTGAGCGCCGAAATGGCGCAACATTATTGGTACCTCGATGCGAGCAAAGCCGTGCGAGAGATCGATTTCTCGCCGCGCGACGCGATTGAAACGTTGAGCGACACCGTGGCAGACCTCCGAGCGCGAGGGGTCGTGTGGCCGACGCCGTAA
- a CDS encoding dihydroneopterin aldolase, which produces MSQKQLLDDKGRPLDCISLSSMSIDCIVGVYRHEREEPQPLLIELFLYLDTRPATADAGIEGTVDYARIAGEVYFLLQSCRFRMLEHAANALARYLLAPPTRDTHRAQVQAVTVRLEKPRALPGQAIPALEVTRRASEMHYRVEEKPFGWVDVIHEGPIVRVPGMDADRPNLSICRIRLKSGASIPTHVHRIVSEHEMILGGGLLLQGRPVPRGTAFHWPHEFPRRYDNPTDTVQTLLRVNSPAPLPTDTAEVSEPAEGLVTIAGRSYYPEADRGEKA; this is translated from the coding sequence ATGAGCCAAAAGCAGCTTCTCGATGACAAGGGCCGACCGCTGGATTGCATTTCGCTTTCCAGCATGTCGATCGATTGCATCGTCGGCGTGTACCGGCACGAGCGCGAGGAACCTCAACCGCTGCTCATCGAGCTGTTCCTGTACCTGGATACGCGACCGGCGACGGCGGACGCAGGCATCGAAGGTACCGTGGATTATGCGCGCATCGCCGGCGAGGTGTACTTTCTTTTGCAAAGCTGCCGCTTCCGGATGCTCGAGCATGCCGCCAATGCGCTTGCGCGATACCTGCTCGCGCCGCCCACACGGGATACGCATCGCGCGCAAGTACAAGCAGTCACGGTGCGTCTAGAAAAACCACGCGCATTGCCAGGACAAGCCATCCCGGCGCTCGAAGTGACGCGCCGGGCATCCGAGATGCATTATCGCGTAGAGGAAAAACCGTTTGGCTGGGTGGATGTGATTCACGAGGGGCCAATCGTTCGCGTCCCAGGAATGGATGCGGATCGACCCAATTTGAGCATTTGTCGCATTCGGCTGAAGTCTGGGGCAAGCATTCCGACGCACGTGCATCGAATCGTGTCGGAGCACGAAATGATATTGGGTGGAGGTTTGTTGCTCCAAGGGCGGCCCGTTCCGCGAGGAACCGCCTTTCATTGGCCGCATGAATTTCCGCGCCGCTACGACAATCCGACGGACACCGTCCAAACGCTCCTGCGAGTGAATTCCCCGGCGCCGCTTCCGACCGATACGGCGGAGGTGTCCGAGCCTGCCGAGGGGCTTGTGACGATTGCGGGTCGGTCGTATTACCCTGAAGCGGATCGCGGCGAAAAGGCTTGA
- a CDS encoding UbiA family prenyltransferase has protein sequence MTQTIQPPASPTFSAFADALAIARYHIMLVAMTACVVFGWLMTGRYLPLLALVVGLDWFLINLMNRITDIDEDLKNGIRGTERVARQKRLLTMSAALLMGGSFIATHLVWPALTPYRIAVQLIGLGYNYNIVPTPKGLSRFKGIYFLKNFGSSVLFVLTCFVYPLVTNADARIMPWSGIVFLALFFVPFELTYEILYDLRDLEGDKQEGIPTYPVVHGPERARQIIDFLLWGSATMLVIGIGSGALGVREGLMLVAPFTQFIFYRPRYRRGLTSHDCIVLTHLGTAQLVLYLVGTAIWLWAGMPANIYL, from the coding sequence GTGACTCAAACGATTCAGCCACCGGCATCGCCGACCTTCTCCGCATTCGCGGATGCGCTCGCCATTGCGCGATACCACATCATGCTCGTGGCGATGACCGCATGCGTCGTCTTCGGATGGCTCATGACGGGCCGCTATCTGCCGCTCCTTGCGCTCGTGGTGGGCCTCGACTGGTTCCTCATCAACCTGATGAACCGCATTACTGATATCGACGAAGACTTGAAGAACGGAATTCGTGGCACCGAACGAGTCGCCCGGCAAAAGCGTTTGCTCACGATGAGCGCTGCCCTGCTCATGGGCGGCTCGTTCATTGCAACGCACCTCGTTTGGCCGGCGCTCACGCCTTATCGAATTGCCGTGCAGCTCATCGGGTTGGGTTACAATTACAACATCGTACCAACGCCGAAGGGTTTGTCTCGTTTCAAGGGAATTTACTTTCTCAAAAACTTCGGTTCGTCGGTGCTGTTCGTCTTGACGTGCTTTGTTTATCCGCTCGTGACGAACGCCGATGCTCGAATCATGCCTTGGAGCGGGATTGTTTTTCTTGCGCTCTTTTTCGTGCCATTCGAATTGACGTACGAAATTCTTTACGATTTGCGTGATCTCGAAGGGGACAAGCAGGAGGGAATACCAACCTATCCGGTCGTTCACGGTCCCGAACGAGCCCGCCAAATCATCGATTTTTTGTTATGGGGATCCGCGACGATGCTCGTTATCGGCATTGGCTCGGGAGCGCTGGGCGTCCGCGAAGGACTGATGCTCGTTGCACCATTCACACAATTTATATTTTATCGCCCGCGTTATCGGCGCGGATTGACTTCACACGATTGCATCGTGCTCACGCACCTTGGCACGGCACAGCTCGTCCTTTACCTCGTGGGTACCGCCATATGGCTCTGGGCAGGAATGCCGGCGAATATTTATTTGTGA